The proteins below come from a single Dermatophilaceae bacterium Soc4.6 genomic window:
- a CDS encoding DUF1501 domain-containing protein: MTTAADATHRESAPTAPLGQHPECPDWRRLGPTPVDAALRAAAAGHEAETLERERLWSKGFSRRRLLAGGMGVGVAALGSQLVTTRVAYAASAATTGTMVVIFLRGGMDGLSVLVPGADADYLTARGSIAVPASSLIPLDRGFGLHPAMAPLQPLISRGQLAAVPAISTPDLSRSHFQAQDCLERGGAVTGAQTGWLDRVLQAGGPGTTFRSVAVGGLMPRSLAGLNGAVPFGSLANLKVQGAGNAVWSEKTNVAIKALYTGLDDPIAAQAGIAIDAVRTAAGLTSSPPVTTVTYPTGEVGSALRDVATLIKAGSGVRVATVDVGGWDMHTGLGTIDGGDMTRSLGALAAALAAFTADLGALLDTTTIVTMSEFGRRLTKNASDGVDHGHGGVSLVLGGGVRGGVKGTWRGLAPAVLDQGDVPGSNDYRDLLSEVVGTRLGLSAGALATVFPAWTPTRLGLMA, translated from the coding sequence ATGACGACCGCCGCAGACGCGACCCACCGGGAGAGCGCGCCCACGGCGCCTCTCGGCCAGCACCCCGAGTGCCCCGACTGGCGACGCCTCGGGCCGACGCCGGTCGACGCGGCCCTGCGCGCGGCGGCCGCCGGCCACGAGGCCGAGACCCTCGAGCGAGAACGGCTGTGGAGCAAAGGTTTCAGCCGTCGACGGCTGCTCGCCGGGGGTATGGGGGTCGGCGTCGCCGCCCTCGGCTCGCAGCTGGTGACCACCCGGGTCGCGTATGCCGCGTCGGCCGCCACCACGGGCACGATGGTCGTCATCTTCCTGCGCGGGGGGATGGACGGCCTGTCGGTGCTCGTGCCGGGTGCCGACGCCGACTACCTGACGGCCCGGGGCTCGATCGCCGTCCCGGCCTCGTCGCTCATCCCGCTCGACCGCGGCTTCGGGCTGCACCCGGCGATGGCGCCGCTGCAGCCGCTGATCAGTCGGGGACAGCTGGCGGCGGTGCCGGCCATCTCGACGCCCGACCTCAGCCGCAGCCACTTCCAGGCCCAGGACTGCCTCGAGCGCGGGGGAGCGGTGACCGGTGCCCAGACCGGCTGGCTCGACCGGGTGCTGCAGGCGGGCGGGCCTGGCACGACCTTCCGGTCGGTGGCGGTGGGCGGGCTGATGCCCCGGTCGCTGGCGGGTCTCAACGGCGCCGTGCCCTTCGGCTCGCTGGCCAACCTCAAGGTCCAGGGGGCAGGCAACGCGGTCTGGTCGGAGAAGACCAACGTGGCCATCAAGGCGCTCTACACCGGGCTCGACGACCCGATCGCCGCCCAGGCAGGGATCGCGATCGACGCGGTGCGGACCGCCGCCGGGCTCACCTCCAGCCCACCCGTGACCACGGTGACCTACCCCACCGGCGAGGTCGGGTCGGCCCTGCGGGACGTCGCGACGCTGATCAAGGCGGGGTCGGGCGTGCGCGTCGCGACCGTCGACGTCGGCGGGTGGGACATGCATACGGGGCTCGGCACGATCGACGGGGGAGACATGACGCGCAGCCTCGGGGCGCTGGCCGCAGCCCTGGCTGCCTTCACCGCCGACCTCGGGGCGCTGCTCGACACGACGACGATCGTGACGATGAGCGAGTTCGGTCGTCGGCTCACCAAGAACGCGAGCGACGGCGTCGACCACGGTCACGGTGGCGTGAGCCTGGTGCTCGGTGGCGGAGTGCGCGGCGGCGTCAAGGGGACGTGGCGGGGGCTGGCACCGGCGGTTCTCGACCAGGGTGATGTGCCCGGCAGCAACGACTACCGCGACCTGCTCTCGGAGGTGGTCGGCACACGGCTGGGCCTGAGCGCCGGCGCCCTCGCCACCGTCTTCCCCGCCTGGACGCCGACCCGGCTCGGCCTCATGGCCTGA
- the clpB gene encoding ATP-dependent chaperone ClpB, with product MAGTELQLTTKANEAVSTAVGDSAAQGHPHTETAHLLRALAQQTDTTTPTLLQAAGTSVADTITAADKVLANLPSVSGSTVSAPGFSRGALAAFAAARVEMTAMGDSFVSTDHLLLALARSGQFGLDADAIEKAIPQVRGGRKVDSEHPEASYQALEKYGTDLTAVAREGRLDPVIGRDAEIRRVVQVLSRRTKNNPVLIGEPGVGKTAVVEGLAQRIVAGDVPESLKGKRLISLDLGSMVAGAKYRGEFEERLKAVLAEITGASGEVITFIDELHTVVGAGATGEGSMDASNMLKPLLARGELRLVGATTLDEYRKHIEKDAALERRFQQVFVGEPSVEDTIAILRGLKEKYATHHKVTISDAALVAAAALSDRYIPGRQLPDKAIDLVDEAASRLRMEVDSSPVEVDELRRSVDRLRMEELHLEKETDHASRDRLERLRKDLADRSEQLAALTARWEAEKAGINRVGDLRAQLDDLRILAERNEREGDLARASELRYGRIPSLEKEIEAATRDEDARGSDVMVKDEVGADDIADVISAWTGIPSGRLLEGETEKLLHMESHLGARLIGQQTAVRAVSDAVRRARSGIADPDRPTGSFLFLGPTGVGKTELAKSLADFLFDDERAMVRIDMSEYSERHAVARLVGAPPGYVGYDEGGQLTEAVRRRPYSVVLLDEVEKAHPETFDILLQVLDDGRLTDGQGRTVDFRNVILVMTSNLGSHYLVDPTLSDAVKHDAVMGTVRAAFKPELLNRLDEVIVFDPLSTDDLAHIVGLQVQTLETRLRDRRITLEVTPGAREWLALTGYDPAYGARPLRRLVQKEIGDRLARAILSGEARDGSVVVVDRDDEADTLELRPSGVRLDK from the coding sequence ATGGCAGGCACGGAGCTCCAGCTGACCACCAAGGCCAACGAGGCGGTCTCGACCGCGGTAGGCGACAGCGCAGCCCAGGGGCATCCGCACACCGAGACCGCCCACCTGCTGCGGGCACTCGCCCAGCAGACCGACACGACGACGCCGACCTTGCTGCAGGCGGCTGGCACCTCGGTGGCCGACACGATCACCGCGGCGGACAAGGTGCTCGCCAACCTGCCGTCGGTCAGCGGCTCCACGGTCTCGGCACCGGGCTTCTCGCGTGGTGCCCTGGCCGCGTTCGCGGCGGCCCGGGTCGAGATGACCGCGATGGGCGACTCCTTCGTGTCGACCGACCACCTGCTGCTCGCCCTCGCCCGCAGCGGCCAGTTCGGTCTCGACGCCGACGCCATCGAGAAGGCGATCCCGCAGGTGCGTGGGGGCAGGAAGGTCGACTCCGAGCACCCCGAGGCGTCGTACCAGGCTCTGGAGAAATACGGCACCGACCTCACCGCCGTCGCACGCGAGGGACGGCTCGACCCCGTGATCGGCCGCGACGCCGAGATCCGTCGGGTCGTGCAGGTGCTCAGCCGTCGCACCAAGAACAACCCCGTGCTCATCGGCGAGCCCGGCGTCGGCAAGACCGCGGTCGTCGAGGGTCTCGCCCAGCGCATCGTCGCGGGTGACGTGCCCGAGAGCCTCAAGGGCAAGCGCCTGATCTCGCTCGACCTCGGCTCGATGGTGGCCGGCGCGAAGTACCGCGGCGAGTTCGAGGAGCGGCTGAAGGCCGTCCTCGCAGAGATCACCGGCGCCTCAGGAGAGGTCATCACCTTCATCGACGAGCTGCACACGGTCGTCGGGGCCGGCGCCACCGGTGAGGGCTCGATGGACGCCAGCAACATGCTCAAGCCGCTGCTGGCCCGCGGAGAGCTGCGGCTGGTCGGGGCGACCACCCTCGACGAGTACCGCAAGCACATCGAGAAGGATGCCGCGCTCGAGCGCCGCTTCCAGCAGGTCTTCGTCGGTGAGCCAAGCGTCGAGGACACCATCGCCATCCTGCGCGGGCTCAAGGAGAAGTACGCCACGCACCACAAGGTGACCATCTCCGACGCCGCTCTCGTCGCCGCCGCAGCCCTGTCCGACCGCTACATCCCCGGCCGCCAGCTGCCCGACAAGGCCATCGACCTCGTCGACGAGGCTGCCTCGCGCCTGCGGATGGAGGTCGACTCGAGCCCCGTCGAGGTCGACGAGCTGCGGCGGTCCGTCGACCGCCTCCGGATGGAGGAGCTGCACCTCGAGAAGGAGACCGACCACGCCTCCCGCGACCGGCTCGAGCGCCTGCGCAAGGACCTCGCGGACCGCAGTGAGCAGCTGGCTGCCCTCACCGCCCGGTGGGAAGCCGAGAAGGCAGGGATCAACCGGGTCGGCGACCTGCGGGCCCAGCTCGACGACCTGCGCATCCTCGCCGAGCGCAATGAGCGCGAGGGTGACCTGGCCCGTGCCTCTGAGCTGCGCTACGGTCGAATCCCCTCGCTGGAGAAGGAGATCGAGGCCGCAACGCGAGACGAGGACGCCCGAGGCTCCGACGTCATGGTCAAGGACGAGGTCGGGGCCGACGACATCGCCGACGTCATCTCGGCCTGGACCGGCATACCCTCCGGCCGACTGCTCGAGGGCGAGACCGAGAAGCTGCTGCACATGGAGAGCCACCTCGGTGCTCGCCTCATCGGCCAGCAGACGGCGGTCCGCGCGGTGAGCGACGCCGTACGACGCGCCCGCTCGGGCATCGCGGACCCCGATCGCCCCACCGGCTCGTTCCTCTTCCTCGGCCCCACCGGAGTCGGCAAGACCGAGCTGGCCAAGTCACTGGCTGACTTCCTCTTCGACGATGAGCGCGCCATGGTGCGGATCGACATGTCGGAGTACTCCGAGCGGCACGCGGTCGCCCGCCTCGTGGGGGCGCCCCCCGGCTACGTCGGCTACGACGAGGGTGGGCAGCTGACCGAGGCCGTGCGGCGGCGGCCGTACTCCGTCGTGCTGCTCGACGAGGTCGAGAAGGCCCACCCCGAGACCTTCGACATCCTGCTGCAGGTGCTCGACGACGGGCGCCTGACTGACGGGCAGGGCCGGACGGTGGACTTCCGGAACGTCATCCTGGTGATGACCAGCAACCTCGGCAGCCACTACCTCGTCGACCCCACTCTCTCCGACGCGGTCAAGCACGACGCGGTCATGGGGACGGTGCGCGCGGCGTTCAAGCCCGAGCTGCTCAACCGGCTCGACGAGGTCATCGTCTTCGACCCGCTCTCCACCGACGACCTCGCCCACATCGTGGGCCTGCAGGTGCAGACCCTCGAGACCCGACTGCGAGACCGCCGGATCACCCTCGAGGTCACGCCCGGAGCCCGGGAGTGGCTCGCCCTCACCGGCTACGACCCGGCGTACGGCGCGCGCCCCCTACGACGCCTCGTGCAGAAGGAGATCGGTGACCGGCTGGCTCGTGCGATCCTGTCCGGCGAGGCGCGGGACGGCAGCGTCGTGGTCGTCGACCGCGACGACGAGGCCGACACGCTCGAGCTCCGGCCGTCAGGCGTGCGCTTGGACAAGTAG
- a CDS encoding DALR anticodon-binding domain-containing protein, whose product MTPDELARVVWSAVAPATPPPPEGRPRVVPAADGPGWRSPLALRLAPGLARSSSALAQEAAARLAVHPDVGVVRVLGEGVLDVVLTPAAAGTVVARVLSAGGGAAPPAQSLATPGLPGPGRRRRDEPVFALVWAHSRARTVVALAAAQGIGPAEVGDLLTDPAETALLTALAASADDVARAIRADDGLWLLRRLAELAGRTHDWLDPETVVPRRVDDPVGPVHQARVALALATALVLGAGIDLLGLPRPVPV is encoded by the coding sequence GTGACGCCGGATGAGCTGGCCCGGGTGGTGTGGTCGGCGGTGGCGCCGGCCACGCCACCGCCCCCGGAGGGACGACCGCGCGTGGTGCCCGCCGCCGACGGGCCGGGCTGGCGCTCGCCGCTGGCGCTCCGGCTCGCGCCCGGACTGGCCCGGTCGTCGAGCGCGCTCGCACAGGAGGCCGCTGCCCGGCTGGCGGTTCACCCCGACGTGGGCGTGGTCCGGGTCCTCGGCGAGGGGGTGCTCGACGTGGTCCTCACCCCTGCGGCCGCGGGCACCGTCGTCGCGCGCGTGCTGTCGGCCGGGGGAGGGGCCGCGCCCCCCGCGCAGTCGTTGGCGACCCCGGGGCTCCCGGGGCCCGGTCGCCGTCGTCGCGACGAGCCGGTCTTCGCGCTGGTCTGGGCTCATTCCCGGGCGCGCACGGTGGTCGCCCTGGCTGCTGCGCAGGGCATCGGACCCGCTGAGGTCGGTGACCTGCTCACCGATCCCGCCGAGACGGCTCTGCTGACCGCCTTGGCGGCCTCCGCCGACGACGTGGCCCGCGCGATCCGCGCCGACGACGGGCTCTGGCTGCTGCGGCGGCTCGCCGAGCTCGCGGGCCGCACCCATGACTGGCTCGACCCCGAGACCGTGGTCCCGCGCCGCGTCGACGACCCGGTGGGGCCGGTGCACCAGGCCCGGGTGGCGCTCGCCCTAGCGACGGCCCTGGTCCTCGGGGCGGGCATCGACCTGCTCGGCCTGCCCCGACCGGTGCCGGTCTGA
- a CDS encoding alpha-amylase family protein yields the protein MPLSAAPASAHDVAATALASAPTHRRQTFALRLDRWWDDLLEPLVRLHGAQEGRVLATQLVALAAAAYGARDDELHLLDERRLLEPDWLQSPRMLGYATYADRFGGTLEGVGEQVPYLEELGVTYLHLMPLLLPREGDNDGGYAVADYTRVRPDLGSMDDLRALATTLRRRGISLVLDLVLNHVAREHAWAVAARAGDAVHRDYFHIFDDRGGPQGPDAYECTLPEVFPDFAPGNFTWDDGVQGWVWTTFNSWQWDVNWANPAVMRDYAEIVLDLANTGVEVLRLDAIAFMWKRLGTNCQNQPEVHDITQVLRTLARIACPATVFKAEAIVAPRDLLAYLGAGGYQGKVSDLAYHNSLMVQIWSMLATGDVRLTAHALRGLPPAPPRSTWITYVRCHDDIGWAIDDADAAFLGLDGWSHRRFLSQWYAGSFPGSPARGLVFQENEATGDRRISGTAAQLAGLASAGTDRAAAEGAVARIVLAHTVIAGFGGIPVLWSGDELAQLDDPDWADEPGHADDNRWTHRPRLDWDRARRRHDRSTPQGQVFEAIARIARVRASLPYLHASVATEVLEVHDPGVLALLRRHPVGVMVALHNVRGDESRWPGWRLADLGLFEPVDALTGVPPRYVDGDVVVPPWGSLWLVARQPRTST from the coding sequence ATGCCACTGTCGGCCGCCCCGGCCTCCGCCCACGACGTCGCCGCCACGGCGCTCGCCTCGGCCCCCACCCACCGTCGCCAGACCTTCGCCCTGCGGCTCGACCGCTGGTGGGACGACCTGCTCGAGCCCCTCGTGCGGCTGCACGGGGCGCAGGAGGGGCGGGTCCTGGCCACGCAGCTGGTCGCGCTGGCGGCGGCGGCATACGGGGCCCGCGACGACGAGCTGCACCTGCTCGACGAGCGGCGCCTGCTCGAGCCCGACTGGCTGCAGTCGCCCCGCATGCTGGGCTACGCGACCTACGCCGACCGCTTCGGCGGCACGCTGGAGGGCGTCGGGGAGCAGGTCCCCTACCTCGAGGAGCTCGGGGTCACCTACCTGCACCTCATGCCGCTGCTGCTGCCCCGCGAGGGCGACAACGACGGTGGGTATGCCGTGGCCGACTACACCCGCGTGCGCCCTGATCTGGGGTCGATGGACGACCTGCGCGCACTGGCCACCACCCTGCGGCGGCGCGGCATCTCGCTGGTGCTCGACCTGGTGCTCAACCACGTGGCCCGCGAGCACGCCTGGGCGGTCGCCGCCCGGGCCGGCGACGCCGTCCACCGCGACTACTTCCACATCTTCGACGACCGCGGCGGGCCCCAGGGTCCGGATGCCTACGAGTGCACCCTGCCCGAGGTCTTCCCCGACTTCGCGCCCGGCAACTTCACCTGGGACGACGGCGTGCAGGGCTGGGTGTGGACGACCTTCAACTCCTGGCAGTGGGACGTCAACTGGGCCAACCCCGCCGTCATGCGCGACTACGCCGAGATCGTGCTGGACCTGGCCAACACCGGGGTCGAGGTGCTGCGGCTCGACGCCATCGCGTTCATGTGGAAGCGCCTCGGCACGAACTGCCAGAACCAGCCCGAGGTGCACGACATCACGCAGGTGCTTCGCACGCTGGCCCGGATCGCCTGTCCCGCAACGGTCTTCAAGGCCGAGGCGATCGTGGCGCCGCGTGACCTGCTGGCCTATCTCGGCGCCGGTGGCTACCAGGGCAAGGTGAGCGACCTCGCCTACCACAACAGCCTCATGGTGCAGATCTGGTCGATGCTCGCGACCGGCGACGTGCGGCTGACCGCCCACGCCCTGCGGGGGCTGCCGCCCGCACCGCCCCGATCGACCTGGATCACCTACGTGCGCTGCCACGACGACATCGGCTGGGCGATCGACGACGCCGACGCCGCCTTCCTCGGGCTCGACGGGTGGTCGCACCGACGCTTCCTCTCGCAGTGGTATGCCGGGTCCTTCCCCGGGTCGCCGGCCCGCGGCCTGGTCTTCCAGGAGAACGAGGCGACCGGTGACCGGCGCATCAGCGGCACCGCTGCCCAGCTGGCCGGGCTGGCCTCGGCCGGCACCGACCGTGCTGCGGCCGAGGGTGCCGTGGCCCGGATCGTGCTGGCTCACACGGTGATCGCGGGCTTCGGCGGCATACCGGTGCTGTGGAGTGGTGACGAGCTGGCCCAGCTCGACGACCCCGACTGGGCCGACGAGCCGGGGCACGCCGACGACAACCGCTGGACCCACCGCCCCCGCCTCGACTGGGACCGCGCCCGTCGTCGGCACGACCGGAGCACCCCTCAGGGGCAGGTGTTCGAGGCGATCGCCCGCATCGCCCGGGTGCGGGCGTCCCTGCCCTACCTGCACGCGTCCGTCGCGACCGAGGTGCTCGAGGTGCACGACCCGGGAGTGCTCGCGCTGCTGCGGCGCCACCCGGTCGGGGTCATGGTGGCTCTGCACAACGTGCGCGGCGACGAATCCCGTTGGCCTGGTTGGCGACTCGCTGACCTCGGGTTGTTCGAGCCCGTGGACGCGCTTACCGGCGTGCCGCCTCGATATGTCGACGGAGACGTCGTGGTGCCGCCCTGGGGGTCACTGTGGCTGGTGGCGCGCCAGCCGAGGACGTCGACGTAG
- a CDS encoding MarR family winged helix-turn-helix transcriptional regulator gives MPHRPGLPGVERELTRLLRRARATSGAIAAEVHPELDPASYAVLITVLELSETLPEGVRAADVAERLRLHKSTMSRNITVLERIGLVERLTSPSDARARLLHITDTGSVLLTAALSARRARIAEALSRWSADDVGTLASLLGRLNDDLD, from the coding sequence GTGCCCCACCGCCCCGGTCTCCCCGGTGTCGAGCGTGAGCTCACCCGGTTGCTGCGACGTGCGCGCGCGACCTCGGGCGCCATCGCCGCCGAGGTCCACCCCGAGCTCGATCCGGCGTCCTACGCCGTGCTCATCACCGTGCTCGAGCTCTCCGAGACGCTCCCCGAAGGCGTGCGGGCCGCCGACGTCGCCGAGCGCCTGCGCCTGCACAAGTCCACGATGAGCCGCAACATCACGGTGCTCGAGCGGATCGGACTCGTCGAGCGGCTGACCTCCCCGAGCGACGCCCGGGCCCGGCTGCTGCACATCACCGACACGGGCAGCGTGCTGCTGACGGCTGCCCTGTCGGCTCGACGGGCCCGCATCGCCGAGGCCCTCAGCCGGTGGAGCGCCGACGACGTGGGCACCCTCGCGTCGCTGCTCGGCCGTCTCAACGACGACCTCGACTGA
- the gndA gene encoding NADP-dependent phosphogluconate dehydrogenase, producing the protein MTVTPSPAPTAQIGVTGLAVMGRNLARNLARHGHTVALHNRTQGKVDDLVSQFADEGDFVPSTSLEQFVGSLEQPRRIIIMVKAGGPTDAVLDELVPLLDEGDIVVDGGNAHFEDTRRREQALADRGLHFVGAGISGGEVGALEGPSIMPGGSATAYETLGPILESISAHIDGEPCCAHLGPDGAGHFVKMVHNGIEYADMQAISEVYDVLSASGFTAAEAADVFRTWNEGDLDSFLVEITAAVLAQVDAGTGTPLVELIKDEAEQKGTGRWTVQIALELGVPVPGIGAAVFARAMSGDLLVRQAARGLPGPRRALGEVGALDRDGLVADLEAALWSSRVVAYAQGLEMIRGASEHYDWGVDIATVARIWRGGCIIRARLLRDITDAYAATPDLATLLAADSLQDGLARRQDGWRRAVAVATTGGIPAPALGGALAAYDTVRAHRLPAALVQGLRDNFGAHTYERTDKEGTFHTLWSGDLTEVDAG; encoded by the coding sequence GTGACTGTCACCCCCTCCCCCGCACCCACCGCCCAGATCGGCGTTACAGGCCTCGCCGTCATGGGCCGCAACCTGGCCCGCAACCTCGCCCGCCACGGCCACACCGTGGCCCTGCACAACCGCACCCAGGGCAAGGTCGACGACCTGGTGTCGCAGTTCGCCGACGAGGGCGACTTCGTGCCCAGCACCTCGCTGGAGCAGTTCGTCGGCTCGCTCGAGCAGCCGAGGCGCATCATCATCATGGTCAAGGCCGGCGGCCCCACCGACGCGGTCCTCGACGAGCTCGTGCCCCTGCTCGACGAGGGCGACATCGTCGTCGACGGGGGCAACGCCCACTTCGAGGACACGCGCCGTCGCGAGCAAGCCCTGGCTGACAGAGGTCTGCACTTCGTCGGCGCCGGCATCTCCGGTGGCGAGGTCGGTGCGCTCGAGGGCCCGTCGATCATGCCCGGCGGATCGGCGACGGCCTACGAGACCCTCGGCCCGATCCTCGAGTCGATCTCGGCCCACATCGACGGGGAGCCGTGCTGCGCGCACCTCGGACCCGACGGCGCCGGCCACTTCGTCAAGATGGTGCACAACGGCATCGAGTACGCCGACATGCAGGCCATCTCCGAGGTCTACGACGTGCTCTCGGCCTCCGGCTTCACCGCCGCCGAGGCCGCCGACGTCTTCCGCACGTGGAACGAGGGTGATCTCGACTCCTTCCTCGTCGAGATCACCGCCGCCGTGCTCGCCCAGGTCGACGCCGGCACCGGCACCCCGTTGGTCGAGCTGATCAAGGACGAGGCCGAGCAGAAGGGCACCGGGCGCTGGACCGTGCAGATCGCCCTCGAGCTCGGCGTGCCGGTGCCCGGCATCGGCGCGGCCGTCTTCGCGCGCGCAATGTCGGGCGACCTGTTGGTGCGCCAGGCTGCTCGCGGCCTACCGGGTCCCAGGCGCGCCCTGGGCGAGGTCGGCGCACTCGACAGGGACGGGCTCGTCGCCGACCTCGAGGCCGCCCTCTGGTCGTCGCGCGTCGTCGCCTACGCCCAGGGCCTGGAGATGATCCGCGGCGCCAGCGAGCACTACGACTGGGGCGTCGACATCGCCACCGTGGCCCGCATCTGGCGGGGCGGCTGCATCATCCGCGCCCGGCTCCTGCGCGACATCACCGACGCGTATGCCGCGACCCCCGACCTCGCGACCCTGCTCGCGGCCGACAGCCTGCAGGACGGGCTCGCCCGCCGGCAGGACGGCTGGCGGCGGGCCGTCGCCGTGGCGACGACCGGCGGCATCCCGGCGCCGGCGCTCGGAGGGGCGCTGGCGGCCTACGACACCGTGCGGGCCCACCGGCTGCCGGCCGCCCTGGTGCAGGGGCTGCGCGACAACTTCGGCGCGCACACCTACGAGCGCACCGACAAGGAGGGCACCTTCCACACGCTGTGGAGCGGCGACCTGACCGAGGTCGACGCCGGCTGA
- the katG gene encoding catalase/peroxidase HPI: MTEYVEYDDVLQGTCPFGGNTIGGAYTSKPTLSDWYPDRLRVEQLHTNGAAADPLRDFDYEAAFSAIDLEGLKGEIKRFLTTSVSWWPSDYGNYGPQMIRMAWHAAGTYRIADGRGGAGQALQRFAPISSWWDNGNTDKSRRLLWPIKQKHGNALSWADLMVLTGNCALEIMGFPTYGFGGGRRDAWEADDSTYWGAEYIENSNPDSFDAMVMRDKRWTGQPGDADYELEQPLAASHQALIYVNPEGPNANGDPAASAVDIRITFGRMAMDDLETVALIAGGHAFGKSHGMVAADKVGPPPEIAPMEAMGLGWANPEGKGFAEYTMTNGIEGSWTPDPTQWDNSYLENLFRFEWEKDQSPAGALQWKPVDPTAPRTPDAHLAGVDHSLMMMTSDIALKVDPVYNAICQRFLADFDLFTREFSKAWYKLTHRDMGPKSRYLGPEVNTDELPWQDPLPALQHAVIGEAEVSRLKQAVLATGLSVSDLAYTAFSSAVTFRHSDKRGGANGARIALAPQKDWAVNARAVGVVSALRGVMVDFNASGEAEVSLADLIVLGGCSAVEQAARAAGVEVTVPFTPGRVDATQEQTDIPTFEWLAPVVDGFRNYVMDDYAQVTTVAPETLFLDKAALLGLSAPQWVALTGGLRVLGCNHDGSETGVFTHRVGELTTDFFTTVTSMDYEWSKVDEAGTSFTLDHREGGGVAYRASRSDLLFGSNSQLRAVAEVYAGSDGSEGHTRFVRDFVAVWDKVMMGDRYDVKPVKMG, from the coding sequence ATGACTGAATACGTCGAGTACGACGACGTCCTCCAGGGCACGTGTCCCTTCGGCGGCAACACGATCGGTGGGGCCTACACCTCCAAGCCGACGCTGTCCGACTGGTATCCGGACCGCCTCCGGGTCGAGCAGCTCCACACGAACGGTGCCGCGGCCGACCCGCTGCGCGACTTCGACTACGAGGCCGCCTTCAGCGCGATCGACCTCGAGGGCCTGAAGGGCGAGATCAAGAGGTTCCTGACGACCTCGGTGTCCTGGTGGCCCTCGGACTACGGCAACTACGGCCCGCAGATGATCCGCATGGCGTGGCACGCCGCGGGCACCTACCGCATCGCCGACGGCCGCGGCGGCGCCGGCCAGGCGCTCCAGCGCTTCGCGCCGATCAGCAGCTGGTGGGACAACGGCAACACCGACAAGTCGCGCCGCCTGCTCTGGCCGATCAAGCAGAAGCACGGCAACGCGCTGTCGTGGGCCGACCTCATGGTCCTCACCGGCAACTGCGCGCTCGAGATCATGGGCTTCCCCACCTACGGCTTCGGTGGCGGACGCCGAGACGCGTGGGAGGCCGACGACTCGACGTACTGGGGCGCGGAGTACATCGAGAACAGCAACCCCGACTCGTTCGACGCGATGGTCATGCGCGACAAGCGCTGGACCGGTCAGCCCGGCGACGCCGACTACGAGCTGGAGCAGCCGCTGGCCGCCTCGCACCAGGCGCTGATCTACGTCAACCCCGAGGGCCCCAACGCCAACGGAGACCCGGCGGCCTCGGCCGTCGACATCCGGATCACCTTCGGCCGCATGGCCATGGACGACCTCGAGACGGTGGCGCTGATCGCCGGCGGTCACGCCTTCGGCAAGAGCCACGGCATGGTCGCGGCCGACAAGGTCGGGCCGCCGCCCGAGATCGCCCCGATGGAGGCCATGGGCCTGGGCTGGGCCAACCCCGAGGGCAAGGGCTTCGCGGAGTACACCATGACCAACGGCATCGAGGGGTCGTGGACGCCCGACCCGACGCAGTGGGACAACTCCTACCTCGAGAACCTCTTCCGCTTCGAGTGGGAGAAGGACCAGAGCCCGGCCGGTGCCCTGCAGTGGAAGCCGGTCGACCCAACCGCGCCGCGAACCCCCGACGCGCACCTCGCGGGCGTCGACCACTCGCTGATGATGATGACCAGTGACATCGCACTGAAGGTGGACCCGGTCTACAACGCGATCTGCCAGCGGTTCCTCGCCGACTTCGACCTCTTCACGCGGGAGTTCTCGAAGGCCTGGTACAAGCTGACCCACCGCGACATGGGCCCGAAGTCTCGCTACCTCGGCCCTGAGGTCAACACCGACGAGCTGCCCTGGCAGGACCCGCTCCCCGCGCTCCAGCACGCCGTCATCGGCGAGGCGGAGGTGAGCCGGCTCAAGCAGGCCGTGCTCGCCACCGGCCTGTCGGTCTCCGACCTCGCCTACACCGCCTTCTCGTCGGCGGTGACCTTCCGCCACTCCGACAAGCGCGGCGGCGCCAACGGCGCCCGCATCGCCCTCGCGCCGCAGAAGGACTGGGCCGTCAACGCCCGCGCCGTCGGCGTCGTGTCGGCCCTACGTGGCGTGATGGTTGACTTCAACGCCTCCGGTGAGGCCGAGGTCAGCCTGGCCGACCTCATCGTGCTCGGCGGCTGCTCCGCGGTCGAGCAGGCCGCACGTGCCGCCGGTGTCGAGGTGACGGTGCCCTTCACCCCGGGACGGGTCGACGCGACCCAGGAGCAGACCGACATCCCCACCTTCGAGTGGCTGGCACCGGTCGTCGACGGGTTCCGCAACTACGTGATGGACGACTACGCCCAGGTCACGACCGTCGCGCCGGAGACGCTCTTCCTCGACAAGGCCGCCCTCCTCGGGCTGAGCGCACCGCAGTGGGTCGCCCTCACCGGCGGCCTGCGCGTGCTGGGCTGCAATCACGACGGGTCGGAGACCGGGGTCTTCACCCACCGGGTCGGCGAGCTCACCACGGACTTCTTCACCACCGTGACGAGCATGGACTACGAGTGGAGCAAGGTCGACGAGGCCGGCACCAGCTTCACCCTCGACCACCGCGAGGGCGGCGGGGTGGCCTACCGCGCCTCGCGCAGCGACCTGCTGTTCGGGTCCAACTCGCAGCTGCGCGCCGTCGCCGAGGTCTACGCCGGCAGCGACGGCAGCGAGGGACACACGCGCTTCGTGCGTGACTTCGTCGCCGTGTGGGACAAGGTGATGATGGGCGACCGATACGACGTCAAGCCCGTCAAGATGGGCTGA